The Dehalobacter sp. DCM sequence GTGATGACCTTGGCATGGAGGTCAGAAGATTGCGTAATGAAAAGCAAGCCCTCCGAGCTGAGGAAGCATCTAATCAAGACCGACGGACACGAATCGATGAAATGATGTATTTCCTTGACGATATGCCCTGTGAACTTAACGAATACGATGAGCAGTATACCAGGACACTCATCGACAAAATCACGGTCTATGATGATTACTTCGTTGTAGAATTTAAGTCCGGAATCGAAATCCAAATAGACGAGTAGTCAGTTATACAATTTTACCCGCCGCTCTTATGAGTTGCGGGTTTTTCTATATGTAAACATTCAATTGTTATTTGAAACCAAATGGTTTATAATTATCTCATTGAAGTATAGAGGCGCTCAACAGTCTTTCAAGTTCACGGAATGTATGATTTTACAAGGAGGCCAATAATGAATAAAAAAGATAACAATCTTAAAGATGGAAATATGGACCACAGTAAGATGGATCACAGTAAGATGGATCACAGCAATATGGATCACAGCAATATGGATCACGGCAAGATGGACCACAGTAAGATGGATCACAGCAATATGGATCACGGCAAGATGAATCACAGCAATATGGATCAAGGCAAGATGGACCACAGCAAGATGGACCATAGCAAGATGGACCATAGCAACATGGATCATGATCGTGGTGCAATGGGAGGGCACGCCCACCACCATCATGGTAGTTTCAAGGAAATTTTCTTGAAATCACTCCCATTGGGAATTGCAATCTTATTTATTACTCCCTTGATGGATATTCAATGGCCTTTCCAAATCATCTTTCCTTATGCAGACGTTGTAGCAGCTGTCTTGGCAACAATTCTGTATCTTTATGGCGGGAAACCTTTCTACATGGGTGCGAAGGATGAGTTTATGTCAAAAGCACCCGGCATGATGTCCTTGATTACTTTGGGAATAACGGTTTCCTATGTGTATAGTGTTTACGCAGTGGCCGCTCGATATGTGACCGGCGAACATGTAATGGACTTCTTCTTTGAGTTTTCAACTTTAATTTTAATTATGTTATTTGGACATTGGATTGAAATGAAGGCATTGGGTGAAGCTGGAAATGCGCAAAAAGCTCTAGCAGAATTGTTGCCCAAAGACGCTCATGTTGTTTTAGAAGATGATTCGATTGAAACTCGCCCTGTGTCTGAACTTCAAGTTGGAGATGTTATCCGAGTTCAAGCAGGAGAAAATGTTCCAGCTGATGGTATTATTATTCGCGGAGAATCCCGTGTAAACGAGTCTCTCTTAACGGGTGAATCTAAGCCAATCGAAAAGAATATTAAAGATCAAGTCATTGGTGGATCAACAAATGGTAGTGGTGTTCTATATGTAGAAGTAACAGAAACAGGCGATAAGTCCTTTATCTCGCAAGTACAAACATTAATTAACCAAGCACAAAGTCAGCCTTCTCGAGCAGAGAATTTGGCCCATAAAGTAGCTAGCTGGTTGTTCTACATTGCAGTAATAGCAGCTGTAATCGCTCTAGTAGCCTGGATGATCATTGCAGATTTACCTACAGCCGTTATCTTTACTGTAACGACGTTAGTTATTGCCTGCCCACATGCTTTGGGTCTTGCAATTCCTTTGGTAGTATCACGTAGTACTAGTTTGGGTGCGAGCCGAGGATTACTAGTTAAAAATAGAGAAGCGTTGGAATTAGCTACTAAAGCGGATGTCATGGTATTGGATA is a genomic window containing:
- a CDS encoding heavy metal translocating P-type ATPase, producing MNKKDNNLKDGNMDHSKMDHSKMDHSNMDHSNMDHGKMDHSKMDHSNMDHGKMNHSNMDQGKMDHSKMDHSKMDHSNMDHDRGAMGGHAHHHHGSFKEIFLKSLPLGIAILFITPLMDIQWPFQIIFPYADVVAAVLATILYLYGGKPFYMGAKDEFMSKAPGMMSLITLGITVSYVYSVYAVAARYVTGEHVMDFFFEFSTLILIMLFGHWIEMKALGEAGNAQKALAELLPKDAHVVLEDDSIETRPVSELQVGDVIRVQAGENVPADGIIIRGESRVNESLLTGESKPIEKNIKDQVIGGSTNGSGVLYVEVTETGDKSFISQVQTLINQAQSQPSRAENLAHKVASWLFYIAVIAAVIALVAWMIIADLPTAVIFTVTTLVIACPHALGLAIPLVVSRSTSLGASRGLLVKNREALELATKADVMVLDKTGTLTTGEFKVLNVTHLSGAYTQEEIIVLMAGIEGGSSHPIAQSIVQHAEKNGLSPVYFDSIEVISGAGVEGEANGHRYQLISQKSYGKTLDMETPKGATVSILVENGEAIGAVALGDELKESSRDLIQALKKYGIEPIMATGDNENAAQGVAEELGIQYRANQSPEDKYNLVESMKNQGQTVIMVGDGVNDAPSLALADVGVAIGAGTQVALDSADVILTQSDPGDIESFIELSRNTTRKMKQNLVWGAGYNFIAIPIAAGILAPIGITLSPALGAVFMSLSTVIVAINAMLLRLDPK